A region of the Cricetulus griseus strain 17A/GY chromosome 7, alternate assembly CriGri-PICRH-1.0, whole genome shotgun sequence genome:
aataatttattaacaACATTATTCTTTCAATAAATGGCATCAATTGTTAAAGTCCAATGAAAACAGAAGCTCAGCAACATTGCACAAACATTTCTTAGATTTTAGGACTGGGTAAGTTTGTCAGAGCAACTCAGTGTGTGCTCAGCATGAAAAAGAGCCTGGGTCCTGCCTCCAGCACCACCCTTCTCCAAGGAGGGCACTTACTAGTTATCATTTCCTTTGTATTCTAATAACAATGGCTTGGATGCACAGTCTCAGTAACTaagttaaaattttcttcattagttCATCTCATTAGAGAGGAAAAAACACTGAGTCTGAGTCAAAAACTCCAGGTTCTCGACTTACTTCTGAACACGCACCCTGAGGAGTGGTGTAGTTGTTGGTGTAGGCAGATTAGCCTCATATTCATGGCAAGCCTTCTGCCCTAGCattttgagtgctgagattacaggcataagccaccacacaGAACTTTGACTTTATTTTCCCCGTTACAGGTAGatcttactttaaattttttttatgaagcccggtggtggcgcacacttttaatcccagtacttgggaggcagacacaggtggatcttagtgagtttgaggccagcctggtctacaaagagagttccaaaacagccagggctatagagagaaaccctgtcttgaaaacccaaaactaaacaaaaacatgatTATTTTCCATATCATAAAGTTTAACTGCTTACAGTGTACAAGTTTTTAgtaatcttatttatttagtatgctGTATATTTACTACAACTATCTGATTTTAGTAGTTTTTGTCCAATCCTAAAAGAAACTTTGTTCTTAAGTCACTTTGCATTCTGGTTCTCTATCTTCCCATAAGCATTAGCAATCACTTGCCTACATTAAGTCTTTATAGACTGGCGTATTCTAGGTTATTTCATATAAATGGCATCAAATAACATATGGTCTTTTGTGAATGGCTTCTCCATTATGGATTTCAAAGTTCTTCCATGTTGTACTACGTATTAGTACCTTTAGccgccccccttttttttaaacaactttttaaaaagattttatttattatgtatacaacattctgcttccatgtatatctgcacaccagaagagggcaccaggtctcataacggatagttgtgagccaccatgtggttgctgggaattgaactcaggacctctggaagagcagtcagtgctcttaacctctgagccatctctccagctccaccttTAGCCCTTTTTACAATTGCTAAATTATATTCTATTATATGGACAGATAGCACATTTAATTTATGTTATTATGACCATTATTAAGAATGGTCTTCAGCTGGGCTCTGGGGTTGTTTCCACttttagctattatgaataatgttacAAGATTTTGTGTGGACCTGATTTTTCTCAATCATCTGGTAACACTTTGTCTAACTTTTAAAGAATTACGAAACTGTGTTCCTAGGGCAGCTGTAGCAACCTGCATTTCTGTTGTTAATGTATTAAGTTTCAAAGTGTTCCATGTCCTTGCAAGCATTTTGTTTcttaggacagggtctcactacgtcaccctggctggtctcacacttgctatgtagcctagcctgtctctgtttcctgagtactaggatgaAAGGTGTATGCAACCATGCCCTGCATAAACGCCTGTTACTTTTCTTATACTCATTATAGGGACATAGCATAAACAGAGTGTTActtgttagaaataaaaaaaaataaataaatgccatcaTTTTACAAGGCCAAATGTGGAAAAGATTTATATAGTGTTTCTTAAAACTACTCTGTACACTAGAGTATCCcagtaaaagaaatacattaatcCAACTCCTCCTCTATGGCAACTTCTGAAGGACAAGACCTGGTTAGAACCCTTAAAATGTAGTGAAGACACCAACCATTTAGCTTTCAGTTGTAGTTGACAGATATGGTTTAATACAACAAAGACTAACAGCTACGGAAGCTATGGTAGAGTGAATGTAATCAGCCTCCCTAATCtgatagggagtgacactattaggagatgtggttttattggagtgggtatggccttgttggagaagtgtgtcactgtaggggtgggctttgaggtttccgaTGCTCAGGATCCAGCGTGTCtgttgatttcctgttgcctgcaagatgtaggactcacaACTATTACTCCACCACCATGCTTCCTCACCATGTtgataacagactgaacctcttgaaactgtaagcgagtaaccccaattaaatgttttcatttgtaagagttgctgtggtcatggtgtctcttcacagcaattgaaatgCCAAGATAGAGAAGCCTTGCTACACTTAGAAACAGAGTCAGTTCTACACACCAGTGGGTTTCAATCAGTTCAATCCAAGAACCACACTAATATTAGAGTGAAAATATTCGGAAAAAGAGGTTTCTGGCCTGAACATGTATGGACATTTTTGGTCCTTCTCTAAACACTATATTAGGCATTGTAAACAATTCAGAAGCTAACCATACAGAAGGAAGGATATATATGGTCTATATCTGAACATAATGCCATTCTATACAAAGAATTTATGCATCCTCAGATGTTGGTAATGTACATGTCAAGATCATGAAATCACCTTTGTAGCAGTAAGCTTTTCAGCCAGTGAGTAACAAGTTTGTACAAGAAGCACGAGAAAGCAAGAGCCTTTTAAACGTGCATATTTTTATTGGAAATTTTCCTTCTtaggtaaatattttatttttgtctaaatTTATAATTCTCTCTTCCCCAATACCTATCTCATGCACCAATcttgacccccccaaaaaaaaaacaaaaaacaagcaagcaaacaaacatccCCCCAAACCCTAATGTATCCACTGCATTCATTCTTCACAGTGTGGgagaatgcatacatacatacatacatacatacatacatacatacatacatacatacatacgagaAAGGTCAACAAATGTTAGGTAtcttcctcatctctctctctctctcttttcttttttttttgataaagggTGATCAATGCACCTGAAATTCATTAACTGGCTACTGTGCTGTCCAGCAAACTCCTGTCCTGGTACCCCCTGTTTCTACCACCTTAGCCTAaaattacaggcacatgccactgtTGTACATGAAGTGGAGTCCAAACTAAGGTGATGCTTATACAGCAGGCAATTTACTCAGTCATCTTCCCAGCTTGCCACTCATTCTTTTAGTAGTTACACACGATCCAGTACATCACAGAAGAATTAACAACTTAAACATATGGACCAAGAATGGTGTAGCCTaagctttccctttcttttcttttttaagacagggtttcactgtggctttagaggctgtcctggaactagctcttgtagaccaggctggtctcaaactcacagagatccacctgcctctgcctcctgagtgctgggattaaaggcatgtgccaccactgcccagcctagcTTACTATCTTGATattcaggaaggagaggcaggaagactgcaagGTCAGGGTCTGCCTGAGCTATAcaaggagatcctgtctcaaaaaagacagacagacacttatATTTCATGTCTTACCTGAAATGAACACATCAAAGTCTCATCCACACTCATCATACCGCCAGCATTGTCAAACTCGCCACAGTAATTCGGGGCAGAAAATAAGGTTACCAATTGTCGTTTAGCAAAAAATTCATATCCATCTTCTACCACCTGtcgaaggaaataaaaaataaaaacactcacTAGTAGGTAATTTTTAACTGATTAATGAAGCAAAGGCCAAATCCTCTCAAGTGCCAAGACCCTGGCTTTACTCAAAAATatagtaagaaaacaaaacaaaatgaatctacacacacacacacacacacacacaccctacctttcttttttaaacccaCAAAACCAACCAGCAACAAAAAAGGAGGCTGAAGGGGCTGAGGCAATGCTTATCGGTTAaagagcacatgttgctcttccagaggacctgagttcagttccaaacATCAACAGTTAGCTCATAAACATCCACATTgctagttccagagaatctgacactcttctgacctctgttaGGCATTAGGCATGCTTGTGGTGcaagcacatacatgcaggcaaaacattctcacacagaaaaataatacacactttaaaaagcaaaattaagagGGACAAAAGATAACTTTCAGAGTGTCTTCCAGTCAATGTATTACAAACCAATTATGTTTTACAGATCATGAGCACTGAGTATGCATTACTGAGAACAGTGAATACTCTTTTTACAGTATCAATAATGATTTGATCACAGCTAAAATAATTAACAATGTACTATTAAACAGTTGGTAATCACATCCCACAACTGCCTCAAAAATTTTTTCATAGCAGTTTGCTTTTGTCAAAAAACAATACCCACACATTTGAGGAACAGACTATGTGCTGGCCTCCTCATCCATTCTTTTCCCTATATAAACcacattatcttttaaattttcaattaattactctatttttatgtgtatgggtgttttgcctacatgtatgtttgtccaccatttgcatgcctggtgctattgaaggccagaagaagccgTCTGATTCTCTAGAACTAGAGTTTCAGACAGTTTTGCACTgtcgttcgtgtgtgtgtgtgtgtgtgtgtgtgtgtgtgtgtgtgtgtgtgtgtgtgtgtgtgtgtgtctgtgtgtgtgtgtgtgtctgtgtgtgtgtgtgtgtctgtgtgtctgtgtgtgtgtgtgtgtgtgtgtgtgtgtgcgtgctctgTCTGACTATGAGTGAAAGTGTGTGAAACTAACAACAAAATGTTCAAGAGTCTTAACACTACATACCTGATGAGCTCGACAAATCAAGTCTAAATCATGACGATTCAGAAATTTACTGACTACATCAGCtccaaaagtaaaagaaacaccaCGATCATTTTCTCCCCAGCCTTGTACATCCTTATCTGGGTCAGACCACAGTAAATCACAAAGCAAAcctttagaaaacagaaaaaacaaatcaatgaaatagaagaaagtaCAGAATAAAGCACATATATATTTCTCCTGCCTTGTTACATTTTAAACCATTCTTTGTTAAAGCAACCATATAAATATAGCCTCTCCTGGACTCCCAAGGCAGCACTTTCTGATGATTTCTGCATACACGAATAGTGTGTGGCACACTCAAGTATAATATCTGGaagtctctgtttagtttctcACTATCATTCCCTGAATGTCAGCTTATCCATTTCTTACAATTACACTACTAAGCACCAGCCTCTTGCATTATTTATCATTAAGCCATGAAAACATAAACACTTTTAAGTTAAGATTTTATATCTGGCAGGCAGGGCTAGTCTTTCCCTGTAgttttttccttcagaattaTCCTGATcactttagattctttgttttcCCACTTTCTATCCTGCTTTTCTAATTTCTACAGTAATAAAACAATATGGTGAAGAACAAAATCAAATTAGATCCTTAAtttgagaaatgtctgtttaAACCTAGGAAAAGATGTAAGGACTATATTATTCTATTTCTGAAGGCTGAACTCTTTGAACATCAAAcactgaaataaacattttcaaaatctcAGAAACTTTCCATTAAAATATCCCCCAAACCAAAACTTAGTATCAAATGTTAACTGGTGAGGGATGATACTAAAGTTTCTGAATGACTTCCACTAAATATAATTAGGTTCAAGCATGTCAACATTTTACATAAAGCAATTAACTATAAACCTCTGTATATACTTACCTGTATCAGGGACATCAGTGGGTCTCATAATTCTCCGAATCTGTTCCATAGACTGTAGATCTGGTGACAGTcctataaataaaaagagaaaaacctgaTAATCTAGGAGAACATTGTAATAGTGTTGTCTTTTCTATCCTTCTaccaagaaaataaattgttACACCTTAAGAGATTCATGGAGGAACTCCACTATTTTCTTTCCAAATGCCCTTACCCTTCAAAAGTACACATTCAGTTgcaacccttcctcccttcctactACTTTTGTATCTTCATGGCCACCAAATCTTAAAGCATATTTACGTTCAAGTTAAAACACCTCTCTTGGTCCCCTGAGAACTTCTCCCATTTCCTATCAACATGCTCATTATCTGCAAAAATGTGTAGTAAACTATTAATCAGGAGGATAAAcaagaaaaagcataagaaaataCTCTGTAATCTTTCTCTCGTAAGTAATTAAATTATCATCATAAGGAATGAACCTAAATACACATTCCAAACTGCTATGTTCCTATCTCAGCTATACTAATGCCCAAGAACTACAATTCCTTAAGTGTTTAGTCTATGGAAAACAACATTTCAACTAATACAGTGACATTGGCAGAATAAACCACGCACTATCTCAGGCTTAACTACCCATCTTTTCAGCATTTTCCAGTGTAGAGCTACTCACAAGATACTGCCATGGGTGATACTGAGCAACCAAATTTTCACATTATTTCATTAGACTTCTTCcctatatgaaaatccattattGTTATTAAATTGTTCTAcaaatgtgtgtgcgtgcacttttatttatttatttgtttgtttgtttttagttttttgagacagggtttctctgtgtagctttggagcctatcctggcactcgctctggagaccaggctggcctggaactcacagagatctgcctgcctttgcctcctgagtgctgggattaacggcgtgcaccaccaatgcccggccacatTTTTATGTGTAGAAGCCAGATGTCAACCTTGGATGTTGCCTCAGGAGCAATCTGCATGTTTGttatctctgtgtttgttttgagaaagattCTCACTGTGAAGCGCTGGCTGACATGGAACTTGGTACATAgatcaggatggctttgaactcacatagatacaACTGCCTCTGAGCATGTCTTGCCTCTAGCTTGCTCTAAGGAAGGTATTTCACAAGCCCAAAGTTCATTGGTTAAACTAGGTTGGCTATTTCACATGGGCTCtaaggattgaatttaggtcatcaggctttcaaGGTAAGCATTTTACCAAATACCTTCCCTAACTCTTGAAAATCTTTTTtggtatgtgtgtacataataTTATAGGAAACTTTACTGCATATTCTCAGGTGAGTTCTGATGTATATGAACTTACAAAAGCATCATCTGCAGTGTAATTATTTGTGATTACACACTGGGGCTCTTCACAAAGTCCCCAGCCATTTGTCAAGGTGATTTACAATCCTCAGAACACAAATCAGGAACACAGCTTCTTTGTGAGAGATACCCAAAAGCACTGAGGTAAAGCTGGGTGCTGAGGCTGGAGAGCTGAAAACTTTGATATGAATTCTAATCTTTATTATTATCATGTCCTCATTTCCTAACATGTACTTATGCTGACATATTGCACAAAATTTAGAAGTCACACGAATATTATGTTGTGTTACAGTTTGACAAAAGGTATTTAATATAGAcagataatttttattaaaaattgaggCATGGgctagatccccagcaccacacacaaaacaaaaccaaaaaaccaaaaaaccaaaactatacAACCAGCCAACCAGGTCTAAACTGAGGCAAagtgaaaatacttttaaaaaccatctacttatctttctttttttccagatagCATATATGGCCCAGGATGGCCTTcagacccttctgcctcagcctctggatactgagattacaggtgtgtacagaCCACTCTTAGGCcaatacttttttgttgttgttgttgtttttcaagacagggtttctctgtgtagcttttgagcttatcctggcacttgctctggagaccaggctggccttgaactcacagagatctgcctgcctctgcctcctgagtgctgagattaaaggcgtgtgctaccaatgcctggctaggcCAATACTTTTATATGAGAAATTCTTTATAAGGACCAGTGTTAAATTTCCATTATTAACATATTACCACAAATTTCTAATTACCGAAGGAGGTCTTAGGCGTGCTTAAAGAAGTTTGTTTATTCAGagcatgattttgtttttgtgagtcttCCATTGTAGCCCTgaccctgcctggcctggaatcTGCTAGGTCAGGCTGGCTTTTAGCTGCTGTGCACCTCCTGCCACACTCATATTTCCCACAGCATTTTAATTATTGTAGGTCTCTTCTAAATGGCAAATTTATTACTCTACCTCCATGACAACAGAAGATTTTCTCATCCACGATGGCAGCTATAGGCAGACAGTTAAAACAATCAGTGAATGTCTTCCACAATTTAATATTAAATCTTCGTTTGcctatgaaaataaaaagcacagaGAATTAAAGAATCAATAACTGTTCTCACTAGGTATCTTAAAGACAGAATATGATGGTTGCTATGTTCAGTCTCATGTGCTGAAGATGTAGCTCACGTTTCAGTACTTGTCCAGCATGCAGGTTTATCAATATACTTAATTAAATCTCTCCCCATTCCATATATTCACCTAGCCAAGTAAGTAGACAAAAGTGAAAGTGGTACCTCTGGGGCTGGTCCATGTTAACCTAACACATTCAGTAACGAGGTATAAACCTACTGCCAGGAAAGGAACATTTCCAAGTACCTAAGTGGTAGCCACTTTAGAGCAAATTACAACTTGGCACTATAACCAGTGAAAAGATGCAAGGCTATAATTTTCCCATAGCCCAGCGACAACAAAGACAGCTTCAACTAAGTGTTACCCGATTTTCTTGATTTGGCATTAGTGCAACTACCAAGCCAGAGAAGGGATGAAAGTCACAGCTATTAATTTCCTGTTTTTATATCCAAGCCTACTTTTTAATGAACAAGTGTAACTTATAGTTTACAAGCTGTTTTCCCACACACTTTTCCATCTGGTGTCATTTCTACCCTAAAGGACATTTATATCTCACTTTATTTTCTAAGAACATGCCAATATACCACAGTTTCTGTTGTAGCTTAGAAAGATGGGTAGAatttgatttccttccttccttccttccttccttccttccttccttccttccttcctttcttttctctgcatgTACTATATACTATGtgtggaattacagatagttatgggttctgggaactgaacctgggtatAGTTCAGTTtggaaagagcaacaagtgctattaaccactaaactatctctccagcctctctgtagttttttttttttttttttttttaagaatgtatttatttgtattttatgtacaatgGTGTTTTGTCCACATGCATGTCTAAGTGAGGGTGcttgatcccctggaacaggagttacaaacagttgtgagttgccatgtgggtgctgggaattgaaccgggtcttctggaagaacagccagtgctctgaaccactgagtcatctcttcagctcccgtGCATTTCAGCTTACTTGTACAAGTCTAGCTTCATTCagatcacaaaaatataaaaatcaaatttggAATCATCACAATTATaaattccatgtttttgtttattgaagaGTAACTtatgggccgggtgttggtggcacacgcctttaatctcagcacttgggaggtagaggcaggtggatctctgtgagttcgaggccagcctggtctacagagctagttccaggacagccgccaaaacaatagagaaacctgtttcaaaacacaacacacacacacaagagtaaCTTGCCCTGAGTATCACCACATTTCAGTGTCAGAAGTGACTGGCATATATAACACATTTATAGAGATTTGTTATATTACAGGAATCAAGGAGCTATGAATTTGATGATGACTCTaccatatttaagaaaggaaaaaaaaaaaagtagattcaAATGGATAATTTAGCAGTCAAAAATATACTTAATTAGAAAACTATAAATGACCAAATGCTTTTACTCCCATATTCAATATAATTAAACTGAAAAATCAAAGCTAAATGTAGGCTAACAACACTGGAAAGACCACTACACACAGCAGGTCAGATTTCCTACTGATTAAAAAACAAGAGCACAATAACAACGATAACCCTAGCTCTCTAGGtctataaacaaattaaaatttgacttttatttatttttatttatgttatatatgtgtgcttgcttgcttctGTGTATGACTACATGTATGAAGTGACTGCCAAGACCACAGAGAGAATGAGATTCCCTAAAACCGGAGTTAAAGGCTGTGTTTGTAAGTCTCCTGATGGGGGTTCTGGGAAACCAACCGGAGTCCTCCGGAAGGTCATCCAGGGCTCCTAACTGCTAAGACCTTGAGGTACAAAGAACCAACTGCAagccatcctctgacctccaaatgcatgTCATGATACCATGCATGAAGTGTGCCTGTGCACATTCTTGTACATACACATGAATTAATGCCACTGTCTATAGTGACCTGTGCTTGTTTCACTCAGGTATCTTACTGGGTAAACTAATTAAAAGGACCTCCTTCAGCCAACTAAGCTGCAGCCAATCTGAAACATGACCAAGGAGATGCCAAGAAAACAATTGAAGGTATTTCCtagctttacatttttctttctaggcCTCTATCTAAGACCAAATTAAAACATCACAGCTCCCCTGAATTGAAGAAATTCATTTGAACTGTAAAAGTATGTGGAATCTTAGCACTCTCCTAAGTTTTAAATCCCACTTACACTCATCGTAGAATCCATAAATTCGATTGATGCTGGCACACTCATGGTTTCCTCTTAGGAGAAAGAAGTTTTCTGGGTATTTGATCTTATAAGCCAACAGCAAACAAATGGTTTCCAAAGACTGCTTTCCTCTGTCCACATAATCGCCTAAGAAAAGATAGTTGGCTTCTGGTGGAAAACCTCCATATTCAAATAATCTCAGTAAATCTGTATACTGTCCATGAAtatctcctaaaaaaaaaaaaaagtcaggtaagACAAATGGATTAGTTTTATGAAGCTTCTATGACAGTTAGGAA
Encoded here:
- the Ppp1cb gene encoding serine/threonine-protein phosphatase PP1-beta catalytic subunit isoform X2, encoding MADGELNVDSLITRLLEVRGCRPGKIVQMTEAEVRGLCIKSREIFLSQPILLELEAPLKICGDIHGQYTDLLRLFEYGGFPPEANYLFLGDYVDRGKQSLETICLLLAYKIKYPENFFLLRGNHECASINRIYGFYDECKRRFNIKLWKTFTDCFNCLPIAAIVDEKIFCCHGGLSPDLQSMEQIRRIMRPTDVPDTGLLCDLLWSDPDKDVQGWGENDRGVSFTFGADVVSKFLNRHDLDLICRAHQVVEDGYEFFAKRQLVTLFSAPNYCGEFDNAGGMMSVDETLMCSFQILKPSEKKAKYQYGGLNSGRPVTPPRTANPPKKR